The sequence TATAAAGAAGTTGCGCTAGCTTTGTTGTTATTGGGAACACTCAGCGCACCGTTGGCCTTAACGATCGATGTTAGCTCTTTCATTTCAATTTGCCCTAATGTAATGCCGACTGCATCCATTTGATCTTGCGTCAATTCTGCAAAATCTGAGCTTTCATGTTCTGAATGTTCTTCGGTTTTCTCCTTTGGTTCTTCTGCTTTTTCAGATTTCCCACAACTCGCTAGAAAAAATGACAGAAGAATGATTATGATGATATTAAATTTTAATTTCATTTTATTTGTTGATTAAAGAATTAATGTTGACCACAGTTTGATTCACCTGTTGAATGGATTGCAAATATTTCAGTTCGATATTGGTTGCTGTTTGAAGCGCAAACAAATATTCTACATAAGAGATTTCTCCTGTTTTATAACCTAACTGAGCGGCTTTTACAATACTTTTCGCATTAGGAATCGCTTGATTTAAATAATACTGATACTGCTGAAGATCTTGCTGATACTGGCTTAACGAATTTTTTAGTTGAGCATCCAATTGCTGCTGTTGGAACTTCGCATTATTTTCCTCCATCTGCTTTTGATATTCCAAAGATTTTATTCTTGCTTTTGTAGCCCCGAAAGTCAATGGAATAGCCACTCCAATACTTACAGAATTAAATCTATTTTCAGCGCCATAGTATTTCTCCTGTCCATTTAAGGTGTGAAAACCTATCAAAGACTGATTAGTATATCCGATACTGAAATCTGGTAATCCCTGCGCCTTTTCAACATTTTTATTCTTTTCCAGCACTTCCATATTCTGCTTAAAAATCTGGATCGACGGATGATTTTCTACCGTTTCGCTGTCTAGAAGATATTCTACTTTTAACGGTTCATATTTTTGAGAATCAGGAATGGAAATATCTTCGTCCGTATTCAACAAAACCTTTAAATTTTTATAGGCATTATCTAGATACACCTTATTCTGCTGAAACAAAAGATTAATTTCTCCTTTTTGGGTTTCGGCAGTATTAATTTCGATCTTTTTAATATCTCCTGCTTTGAATCTCACCGTTGCAATTCTTATGAAATCGCCATACAAATTGTCGAGATATTTCAATTTTGTTTGATTGTACTGCAAATATTCGATCTGATAAAAATAGGATCTAACCTGTTTGATCAATTCATTTTCGGTGATTTGCTTTTCAAGCTTTTTAGTTTTAATTTCTTCCTGAATCAATTCTTTTCTGGCTTTAAATAACGTCGGAAACGGAATAGATTGTGAGATGGCAAAAGACTGATCAAATTTCGGACTGTTATATTGTCCGAGCTGCGCATTGAAATCCAGTTTCGGAAGCTCTTTTGCTGTTGGTTTTAAGGCTTCGGAAGACTGAATATTAAGATCTTTTGCTTTGATGGAAGGATTATTTTCTTGTAGTAATTCTATCGCCTGATTCAAAGAAATTTCTCTTGAACTTTGGGCTTTCAAATTTTGACCTAAAAATAAAGTTCCTATTAAAATGATTACTGTTAAAGGCTTTTTCAACAATTTATCTTTAAGATTAATTTTAGAATTAAAAATAATGTACAACATCGGCAAGACGAATAAAGTAAGGAAAGTTGCAGAGAGTAATCCTCCAATAACAACCGTTGCTAATGGTTTCTGAACTTCTGCTCCCGCGCTTGTACTTATTGCCATCGGTAAAAATCCGAAAGAGGCTACCGTTGCCGTCATTAAAACAGGTCTTAATCTGGTTTTCGTTCCTTCAATTACTCTTTTAAATACATCGGTAACTCCATCTTTTTCTAATTGATTGAATGTTCCAATCAAAACAATTCCGTTAAGAACCGCCACTCCAAATAATGCGATAAAACCAATTCCTGCGCTGATACTGAAAGGCATCCCTCTCAATAAAAGAGCAAAAACACCTCCGATCGCGCTCATCGGAATCGCTGTAAATATTAAAGTTGCCTGTTTAAATGAATGGAATGTAAAATATAGCAGCATAAAGATCAAAAGTAGCGACACAGGAACAGCAATCATCAATCGTTGACTGGCTTCTTTTAAATTTTCAAACTGTCCGCCATAGGTAAAATAATATCCAGATGGAAGTTTTACGTCTTTCTCTAATTTTTGCTGAATATCTTTCACAACACTTTCTACATCTCTTCCTTTTACATTAAAACCAACGACAATTCTTCGTTTTCCTGCTTCACGGCTAATTTGTGCAGGTCCAAGTTTATATTCAATATTAGCGACTTGCGACAACGGAACCTGAGTTCCGGTATTCGTTGGAACCATCAAATTACTGACATCCTCAATATCCGTTCGGTACAGACTATCTAATCTTACTACCAAATCAAAACGTCTCTCATTTTCAAAAATTTGTCCAGCGGTTTTTCCTGCAAATGCGGTGCTTAAAACATTGTTGACATCTTCTACATTCAAACCATAATTTGCAATTCTCGTTCTGTCGTACGTCACATTGATCTGCGGAAGTCCTCCCACTCTTTCAACCTGCGGAGAAGTTGCGCCATCAACATTTTGAATAACTTTGCTTACTTTATCGGCATAAATAGAAAGCGTATCCATATTTTCACCGAAAATCTTTACCGCAACATCTTGTCGGATCCCTGTCATTAATTCATTAAAACGCATTTGGATTGGCTGATTGGCTTCAAAGAAAACACCGGGAATTACTTCCAGCTTTTCTGTAATCTCATCCGATAATTCAGTGTATGATTTTTTGGATTTCCATTCTTTTTGAGGCTTTAAAACAATTATTAAATCGGTTGCTTCAGGCGGCATCGGATCTGTAGGAACTTCGGCTGAACCCGTTTTTCCAACTACCATTTTCACCTCATCAAATTGTTTAATAACTCTTGAAGCCTGCATCGAAGTTTCGATACTCTGGCTTAATGAACTTCCTTGCGGTAAAATACAGTGAAAAGCAAAATCTCCTTCCTGCAACTGTGGAATAAACTCACCACCCATTCTGCTAAAAATCAATGCTGAAATTGAAAATAACAAGACGGTGAGCCCAACAATCACATATTTAATTTTAATGGCTTTCTGTAATAAGGGTTGATATATTTTTTGCAGCCAATTCATCATTTTATCCGAAAAATTTTCTTTGTGAGACGTTTTCTTTGAAAGGAAAAGTGCGCACATCATCGGAATGTAGGTCAATGAAAGAATCAGTGCTCCGAGAATTGCAAAACCTACTGTTTTAGCCATGGGTGAGAACATTTTACCTTCAATTCCTACCAACGTAAGAATCGGAATGTATACAATCAGAATGATAATTTCTCCAAAAGCGGCACTTCCACGGATTTTTGATGCTGATAGAAAAACTTCTTCATCCATTTCGCTTTGTGTCAATTTTTGGACAGATTTCCTTAATCCTAAATGATGTAAAGTAGCTTCAACAATAATTACGGCACCGTCTACAATTAATCCGAAATCAATCGCTCCCAAACTCATTAAATTGGCACTTACTCCGAAAACATTCATCATTCCTAAAGCGAACAATAATGATAAAGGAATTGCTGACGCTACAATTAATCCTGCTCTGAAATTGCCGAGAAATACAACTAAAACAAAGATCACGATCAATGCTCCTTCAATCAAATTCTTTTCTACTGTACTTATGGCTCGATCTACCAAGTCGGTTCTGTCTAAAAATGGTTCGATTACAATATCTGCAGGCAACGATTTCTGAATTGTAGGAATTTTTTCTTTAATTCTGCTCACAACATCATTGCTATTGGCTCCTTTCAACATCATGACCACTCCACCTACAGCATCGGTTTGGCCGTTGTACGTCATCGCACCGTAACGGGTTGCGTGCCCGAAACGAACATCTGCGACATCTTTCACAAAAACAGGAATACTCCCTGTATTTTTGACCGCAATATTTTTAACATCCTCAATAGAAGTTGCTAAGCCAATTCCACGGATGAAATAGGCATTTGGTTTTTTATCAATATAAGCTCCGCCTGTATTTTGATTGTTCTTTTCAAGGGCTGTGAAAATATCTGCAACGCTTACTCCCATTGCTTTTAGACGATTAGGATTGACGGCAACTTCATATTGCTTCAACTCGCCTCCAAAACTATTGACCTCAGCAACGCCTTCTGTTCCGTATAATTGTCGGGAAACGATCCAATCCTGCATCGTACGCAGATCTTTCGCATTGTATTTTTTTTCACTTCCCTTTTTAGGATGCAAAATATATTGGTAGACTTCACCTAATCCGGTACTGACAGGCGCTAACTCAGGAGTTCCAATTCCTTTTGGGATATTTTCTTCGGCTTGTTTTAATCTTTCATTAATTAATTGCCGGGCAAAATAAATGTCTACTTTATCTTTAAAAACAACGGTGATTACCGATAATCCGAATCTTGAAATACTTCGGGTTTCTTCTATATCGGGAACGGTTGCAATACTTTGTTCGATGGGGAAAGTGACCAATTGCTCAACCTCTTGTCCAGCCAAAGTAGGGCAAACCGTAATAATCTGAACCTGATTATTGGTGATATCAGGAACAGCATCGATGGGTAATCTGGAAGCACTCCAAACTCCCCAAATGATCAAAAGCAAGGTCATTATGCCAATAACGATCTTGTTTTTGATGCTAAATTTTATGATTTTATCTAACACAAATTGAGATTTAATTTGTGATTGTCTGCTTTGTTTTTTTAACGCCTTTTAATTTTTTAACGCAAAGTGAGCAAAGAGACAATCTGTTAATTTTAATTGAAATGTACACTCCATCATTTAAAAATGACAGGATGCAAAAATATCATGAATACCTCTGCAACGATATTGCAAAGTTTCATGGAATATTTAAAATCAATAAATTAAATCTTAGGAGGTTGCCAGATGTGATCGTACACCTGATAGGCAAAATTGTTTTTCTGAAATAGAATTTTCTTGGAAAAATAAGTTTGAATCTGCTTAGGAATATTCATTGAAATATCCATTTTAAAAGCTGTAACCGTAATTTGACAGCAATTGCAAATACATAATGGTGAACAGATATCGCCTTTATCTTTAGAATGAGATTCGTCGATGTTTAATGATAGTTTTGTTTTGTTTGAACCTGATTGTTGATGCACATCTTCGCACGGCATTACGGATAACACCATGAAATACATTGCTAAAATCAATCTGAATAGGTTCATTATGACAAAGGTAGAGTTTTTTTTGTAAAATAAATTTGGAATATTCTCAATTTAATTTTAAAATAAAAAACCACTGCATTACGCAATGGTTTTTAAAAAAATATAAAATCAAAACTATAAATTTGGATTGTTCTCTATTTCCTTCTGTGGAATTGAAAACAAATAATATCTGCTGTTGGGCGCAAAAGCCGACTGATCAGGAAAAGCGAAAATAGAATGTCCTCTTCCATTCACCATCTTTACCGTTCCATCGGGAGTGGTTACCTGCACCTGAATCGGTTGTCCGCTTGTATTGACATAAGCTTTTCTTTCTACTTTACCTTGTGTTCTGATGATGTCTGAGAGAGAGAAACCTTCTCCGAATAGTTCTTTCCTTCTTTCAGTTAGAACTTCTTTAATCACAGCATTCTGCGCAAGAGAACCATTATAAACATTGGCATTTCTAGCTGTTTTTAATTGATTTAAAACGGTCACCGCATTGGAAACATTACCGTTTCTTGCTTCGGCTTCAGCTTCAATTAAATACATTTCAGATGCTCTCATGAAAACGATATCGGCAATTAAATTAGCTTTAAATTTAAATTTAGCATATCTCAAAAGTCCTTCTCTTCCCGGCAATCCGTCCCATGAAAATAGAGAATAACGGATATCATTGGTATCAAATAAATCTTTAAAATAAGGATCAGCCATAAAACTGTAATAGTAGCTTCCCGAAGATGAGACATCCAAAAAGTGGAATGCATAGCTTTCACCAGACTGTTCCTGAGTTTGTGCGTGACCCCAGATCCATTCTCCGTTGGTGATGTCGTTGAAGCCTTCTTTGTATTTTTCGGCATTCATTAAAGGAAATCCTGTTCTCGCAATTTTTGCAGAAGCGATTGCGTTGGTCCATTCGCCGGTGTTTAAATAAACTCTTGCCAGAAGTCCGTTGACGACAAATCGGTCGATTTTATCTTTATTGTTTCTGGAATAATTTTGAAGCAATTGGTCGGCATCCTTCAAATCACTTTTAATTAAAGTGTAAATTTCTTCGAGGCTTGCTTTTTTCTTCCCTACAGAATTGGTGGTTGCCGGTCCGGTATAAATGGGAGCAGTCGGAGCATTTTTATCTTTCAAATAACTAAACTGATAAAAGCTGGCAAGATTTAAATAACAGAACGCACGTAGCGCTTTCGCCTGGCCTTTCACCTGATTTTTCTTTTCCTGAGTTCCTTCAGCAATATCAATTTTGGCAATCACATTGTTCATATTATTGATGACAGAATATAAAGACGTCCAGATATAAAGCGATCTACCTCCAGTATTATTCACCAAATCAGTAAATGCATAAGCCGATGGAAACCCATATTTGTTAGTCAAAACTGCAACATCACTTCCCATGGCATCGCTGGTTCTTAAAACCGTTGAATAACCAATATTGGCATACGTCGTTCCGTCGTCATTAAACTTCGCCCAAGTTCCGTTGATTACTGTTTCGGCACTTTCTGCAGTTTTGAAAATTTCAGCTTCATCTGCCTGATTGGTTGGTGCGGTTTCAAGATCCTGCTCACAGCTGATCAATGAGATGGCGGCAATTAAAGCAAAAGATATGTATTTTAATTTTTTCATATGTAGGATTTATTGTTTTTTAAAGGTCATCCCGAATGGTCGGGATAGGTTATGGAATCGTGTCATCTTCATCAGTTTTTGTTTTTCCAAATCATGGCGATTTCATTGTTTAAATTTTAAAAAGATTAAAGCGTAGCCTGCAGTCCGAAAGTTACCGTTCTCATTGCAGGATATCTGTAATAGGTTGTTCCGTCCAGAGTCTGCTCAGGATCCATTCCTTTATGTTTGTAGAATGTGAAAAGATTTTCTGCCTGAACGTACACTCTCAGTTTTTTTAACCCTATTCTTTCAAAGTAATTTGACGGAAGTGTATATCCCAGACTCACGTTTTTAATTCTTGCATACGTTCCCGAGTATAAAAATCTTGACGAAGCGGAAGTCCAGTTATTGGTCGTCGTGCTTAAAGCAGGAACATCGGTATTGGTATTTTCGGGAGTCCATCGATTTAACATTTCAGAGCTCCATGCTCTTCCGGCAGCACTTCCGTTGTGCATTAACATCGTATAATCAGTATCGAGAATTTTTCCTCCCAAACTAAAAGTCAGCAATCCTGAAAAATCAAAATCTTTATATCTGATACTTGTGGTAAGACCTCCCATCACTTTTGGCAAAGAAGATCCTTGCAAAATTTTTGTGGCTTTTGAATACTCAGAAGTTGTTCCTTCCACTGTATTTCCGTTGGCATCGGTGGTGATTGTTTTCCAAAGGGGATTTCCGTTGCTTGGGTCGACTCCAATCCATTCAGGAATGAAGAAATCGTAAATAGAACCTCCGACTTGCAAAAGTTTTGTTCCGCTGACAATAGACCCTTTCGGCAGTTTGGTTATTTTATTGTTTAAAGTACTCAGATTCATATCAACATCCCATTGAAAGTCATCAGTTTTAACGGGCGTTGTAAATAGAGAAAATTCAAAACCTGTATTTTTTAATTCTCCGATATTTGCCTGATATCCGCTGAAACCCACTGACGGAGCCAAAGGCATATCAAACAAAAGATCTTGACTCTGACGTTGGAAATATTCTACATTTCCTTTGATTCTGTTTTTCAGAATGGCAAATTCCAAACCTACATTCAGATTGAGGTTGGTTTCCCATTTCAAATCCGGAGTAGGAAGCCTGCTTGCCACCGTACCGCCTTCACCTAAGTTGTTATAAAAGGTATACAGACTTTGATACGCATAATACGTGCTCAATTTGTCATTTCCCTGTCCTCCATAACTTGCACGAAGAGTCAGCTGATCGAATATATTTAAATCTTTAATGAAATCTTCATTCGAAGCCCTCCAAGAACCACCGACTGACCAGAACGTCCCCCATCTGTTTTCAGGAGAAAATCTTGAAGAACCATCTGCCCTTACCGATCCGGAAACGAAATATTTATTTTTAAAATCATATTCCACTTTTCCCAAGAAACTTAACAAGCCTAATTTATCGCTGTTTCCACTGAATCCACCCAACAAAGCTGCCGCATCCGGCTCGTAATAATAGGGAAGTGAAAATTGGCTTCTGTTTCCAGAGATGGTTTGAAATTCGTAATGATAAAATTCCTGACCCGCCAAAATATTAAAGTGATGCTGGTTGAATTTTTTATCAAAAGTCAGAATATTACTGGTCGTATAAGACAGCGTTCTTGAGTTTGTTTTTGTTACTGAACCACCGATCTCACTTCCCTGCCCAATCAAAGGATTTGAATAAAAGTGACCGTTGTAATTCACCAAATCAACAGAAAAACTAGATTTAAATTTCAATTCTGGTAAAAAAGTAAAGTCTAAAAACCCTTTTCCTGAAAAGTTATCTTCTCTGTTTTCATTTTTATCTAAAGGCAACGTCGCTGCTGCATTTTGATTCTGTAAAGCACTTGTTGGACGGTATTTTCCAAAGTCATAAATGTAATTTCCATTGGCATCTAATCTGTGGCTTCCATCTACATTTCTTTCGTAATAAGGATAAAACGAAGGGATGACTCTTGCCGCATTAATGATATTATCCGTCCTAGAATCTGATGAAGGCGGCGCTTCCTGAAGACTGTTGGTATAACTTAAATTAGCTCCTACGTTCAACCATTTTTTGACTTCAGAATTAATTTTCAGTCTTGTGCTGTATTTCGTAAAACCTGAACCAATGGCAATTCCTTTATCATCGAGATAACCTAAAGAGAAATAATAATTGCTTTTTTCACTGCCACCACTGAAATCCAGATCAACCTGACTTCTTGCGGCTACTCTTTGAAGAATATCTCTCCAGTCGTCATTCCATAAAGCATTTGCACCAGACAAAAGCTTCCCGTCTGTTCCGACCGGTTTTGCAAAATTTGAACCATAAGGATTGATCCCTAAAGCTGGTACTAAATTATCACTTGCCATCTGTGCCGCCTGCTGTGAAGAGACCTGACTCGATTTATACCCATTTCTCAAAGCTTCCCAATACAGCTGAAAATACTGATCGGTATTCACCTGCTCATAATCTTTAACCGCTCTACTAGAAAATCCCTGACTGATATTAAAGTTGACCTTTGCCTCACCTTTTTTACCGGATTTTGTGGTGACAATAATCACTCCGTTGGCCGCTCTTGATCCGTATAGTGAACTTGCTGTAGCATCTTTCAAAACACTGATGGATTCAATATCATTCGGACTTATAGAGTTGATGTTTCCGTCAAAAGGAATTCCGTCAACCACAAACAAAGGATTGCTGGAAGCACTTACCGAGCCAATCCCACGAATACGGATAGAAGCTGTGGCTCCTGGTTGTCCCGAAGAACTCACCGCCTGAAGTCCAGGAACCTGGCCTTCCAAAGCTTTGGTAATATTGGTTACCGGTCTGTTATTTATTTTTTCGCTGGAAATTGTTGCCACAGAACCTGTGTAACTTGTTTTTTTCGCTTTACCGTAAGCGACCACTACGACTTCATCTATTTCCTGTTCGCGTAGTGAATCTTTTTTTGTTTCCTGCCCATGTAGATTGATAATTCCTAAGAAAAATACAGCAACGGGAGGAATCCAAATTTTAGAATTAATTAAATTTTTGTTAATCATAATCCATTTTATTTATCAATTATTAAAAAATAACCCTTTGCAGAAAAGACGGCAAAAGGCATCGATAAATACGATTAACCAATTGCTTATTTTTCCTTTAAAGGCTGAATTTAACACCTTGCGCAGAGCAGGTTGTTAAGACTTCACAGGGTCAGTTCCCTCCATCTTTCTTTATAAGCCGATCGAAATATGAGTGCAAATCTAAAAACAATTAGTCTACAAAACAAGTAGACTTTTAAGTTTCAAATTATTATTTAATGAAAATTAACTTAATATATTCTTAAAAAACACTAAAATAGAGCGTTACAAAAAATATTAAATTATAGAATATGATAAATATCATTAAAAATAATGTAATTCGAAAAAAATGATTTAAAATGGAAAAGCTTTCTACTTATTGAAAAAACTTTTTAAATTTATCCTATGAAAGTTTTAATCATCAACGGCCCGAATCTGAATCTTCTAGGCACAAGAGAACCTGAAATCTATGGAAGCATTTCCATGGAAGATTATTTAGAAAAACTAAAGTCTGAGTTCACTTCTCACGAACTGCATTATTATCAGTCAAACATTGAAGGCGAACTAATTAACAGACTTCAGAAAGGTGATTTTGATGCGGTTGTGATTAATCCGGGAGCTTTCACACATTATTCTTATGCAATTGCGGATTGTTTAAAAAATATTCAGAAACTGAAAGTGGAAGTTCACATCAGTAATATTTACAAAAGAGAAGAATTTAGGCAGAAATCTGTAACGGCAGCTTGTACGGATGCAGTTTTGTCTGGTTTTGGGATGGAGGGATATCGACTGGCGATTTTGAGTTTAAAATAGTTCCTCACGGATTGCACAGATTTTCACAGATAAATGTGTGAATTTTGCTCTCGCAGATCAAACTGATTATACCGATTTTTCTTTAAAATAAAAAAGCCTCATCAATCGATGAGGCTTCTCACTATTTCTAAATGGTCTGTTCCTGCAATTGAGGACCAGAGGCAATCAGCTTTTTGGCTTCGTCATTACCGCAGTACTGCTCGAAGTTCTTAATATATTTTGCAGCAAGATCTTTTGCTTTTTCTTCCCATTCTGCAACATCATTGTATGTATCTCTCGGATCTAAAATACCTTCAGAAACATTCGGCAATGAAGTTGGAATTTCTAAATTCATTACAGGGATTGTAGTTTTCTCAGCATTTTCAATTGATCCGTCGATAATTGCATCAATAATTGCTCTTGTATCTTTTAGAGAAATTCTTTTTCCTGTTCCGTTCCAACCTGTGTTCACTAAATAAGCTTTTGCTCCGTGCTCTTTCATTTTACCAATCAATGTTTTAGAATACATAGTTGGGTGCAATGTTAAGAATGCTTCACCAAATGCCGGAGAGAAAGATGGTTCCGGTTCTGTAATTCCTCTCTCTGTTCCAGCTAATTTTGAAGTATAACCGCAAAGGAAATGATATTGAGCCTGGTTTTCATCTAAAATAGAAACCGGAGGCAAAACTCCGAAAGCATCAGCCGAAAGATAAACAATCTTGCTTGCGTGACCTGCTTTAGAAGGTAAAACGATTTTATTAATATGATAAATCGGATAAGAAACTCTCGTATTTTCTGTGATTGAACCGTCTTTGTAATCAGCAACTCCATCATTAACCACAACATTTTCTAGAAGCGCGTCTCTTTTAATCGCTCTGAAAATATCCGGTTCTTTTTCTGCTGACAAATCGATTACTTTAGCATAACATCCACCTTCATAGTTGAAAACTCCGTTGTTATCCCAACCGTGCTCATCGTCACCAATTAAATATCTTTTAGGATCTGCAGACAAAGTTGTTTTTCCTGTTCCCGAAAGTCCGAAGAATAACGCTACATCTCCTTCTTCACCAACGTTAGCAGAACAGTGCATCGATGCCATACCTTTTAACGGAAGGTAATAATTCATCATCGCAAACATTCCTTTTTTCATTTCTCCGCCGTACCAAGTTCCACCAATAATCTGAAGCTTTTCTGTAAGGTTGAACATCACAAAATTTTCAGAATTCAATTCCTGCTCTTCCCAATTTGGGTTGGTAGTTTTTGAACCATTAATTACTGTGAAATCTGGTTCTCCGTAGTTTTCTAAATCGTAATGAGATGGACGGATGAACATATTTGTAACGAAATGCGCCTGCCACGCAACTTCAACGATAAATCTTACTTTTAGTCTTGTATCTTCATTAGTCCCGCAAAATGTATCGACAACATAGATTTTTTTGGCACCAGAAAGTTGATTTAAAACTAAATCTTTACAAGATTCGAAAATTTCGGGTGTTGTAGGAAGGTTTACTTTACCGTCCCAGAAAATAGTATCTTTCGTAACATCATCCTGAACAATGTATCTGTCCTTCGGCGAGCGTCCAGTGAAAATACCTGTCTGTACA comes from Chryseobacterium sp. 3008163 and encodes:
- a CDS encoding CusA/CzcA family heavy metal efflux RND transporter, with translation MLDKIIKFSIKNKIVIGIMTLLLIIWGVWSASRLPIDAVPDITNNQVQIITVCPTLAGQEVEQLVTFPIEQSIATVPDIEETRSISRFGLSVITVVFKDKVDIYFARQLINERLKQAEENIPKGIGTPELAPVSTGLGEVYQYILHPKKGSEKKYNAKDLRTMQDWIVSRQLYGTEGVAEVNSFGGELKQYEVAVNPNRLKAMGVSVADIFTALEKNNQNTGGAYIDKKPNAYFIRGIGLATSIEDVKNIAVKNTGSIPVFVKDVADVRFGHATRYGAMTYNGQTDAVGGVVMMLKGANSNDVVSRIKEKIPTIQKSLPADIVIEPFLDRTDLVDRAISTVEKNLIEGALIVIFVLVVFLGNFRAGLIVASAIPLSLLFALGMMNVFGVSANLMSLGAIDFGLIVDGAVIIVEATLHHLGLRKSVQKLTQSEMDEEVFLSASKIRGSAAFGEIIILIVYIPILTLVGIEGKMFSPMAKTVGFAILGALILSLTYIPMMCALFLSKKTSHKENFSDKMMNWLQKIYQPLLQKAIKIKYVIVGLTVLLFSISALIFSRMGGEFIPQLQEGDFAFHCILPQGSSLSQSIETSMQASRVIKQFDEVKMVVGKTGSAEVPTDPMPPEATDLIIVLKPQKEWKSKKSYTELSDEITEKLEVIPGVFFEANQPIQMRFNELMTGIRQDVAVKIFGENMDTLSIYADKVSKVIQNVDGATSPQVERVGGLPQINVTYDRTRIANYGLNVEDVNNVLSTAFAGKTAGQIFENERRFDLVVRLDSLYRTDIEDVSNLMVPTNTGTQVPLSQVANIEYKLGPAQISREAGKRRIVVGFNVKGRDVESVVKDIQQKLEKDVKLPSGYYFTYGGQFENLKEASQRLMIAVPVSLLLIFMLLYFTFHSFKQATLIFTAIPMSAIGGVFALLLRGMPFSISAGIGFIALFGVAVLNGIVLIGTFNQLEKDGVTDVFKRVIEGTKTRLRPVLMTATVASFGFLPMAISTSAGAEVQKPLATVVIGGLLSATFLTLFVLPMLYIIFNSKINLKDKLLKKPLTVIILIGTLFLGQNLKAQSSREISLNQAIELLQENNPSIKAKDLNIQSSEALKPTAKELPKLDFNAQLGQYNSPKFDQSFAISQSIPFPTLFKARKELIQEEIKTKKLEKQITENELIKQVRSYFYQIEYLQYNQTKLKYLDNLYGDFIRIATVRFKAGDIKKIEINTAETQKGEINLLFQQNKVYLDNAYKNLKVLLNTDEDISIPDSQKYEPLKVEYLLDSETVENHPSIQIFKQNMEVLEKNKNVEKAQGLPDFSIGYTNQSLIGFHTLNGQEKYYGAENRFNSVSIGVAIPLTFGATKARIKSLEYQKQMEENNAKFQQQQLDAQLKNSLSQYQQDLQQYQYYLNQAIPNAKSIVKAAQLGYKTGEISYVEYLFALQTATNIELKYLQSIQQVNQTVVNINSLINK
- a CDS encoding DUF6660 family protein: MNLFRLILAMYFMVLSVMPCEDVHQQSGSNKTKLSLNIDESHSKDKGDICSPLCICNCCQITVTAFKMDISMNIPKQIQTYFSKKILFQKNNFAYQVYDHIWQPPKI
- a CDS encoding RagB/SusD family nutrient uptake outer membrane protein is translated as MKKLKYISFALIAAISLISCEQDLETAPTNQADEAEIFKTAESAETVINGTWAKFNDDGTTYANIGYSTVLRTSDAMGSDVAVLTNKYGFPSAYAFTDLVNNTGGRSLYIWTSLYSVINNMNNVIAKIDIAEGTQEKKNQVKGQAKALRAFCYLNLASFYQFSYLKDKNAPTAPIYTGPATTNSVGKKKASLEEIYTLIKSDLKDADQLLQNYSRNNKDKIDRFVVNGLLARVYLNTGEWTNAIASAKIARTGFPLMNAEKYKEGFNDITNGEWIWGHAQTQEQSGESYAFHFLDVSSSGSYYYSFMADPYFKDLFDTNDIRYSLFSWDGLPGREGLLRYAKFKFKANLIADIVFMRASEMYLIEAEAEARNGNVSNAVTVLNQLKTARNANVYNGSLAQNAVIKEVLTERRKELFGEGFSLSDIIRTQGKVERKAYVNTSGQPIQVQVTTPDGTVKMVNGRGHSIFAFPDQSAFAPNSRYYLFSIPQKEIENNPNL
- a CDS encoding SusC/RagA family TonB-linked outer membrane protein, with protein sequence MINKNLINSKIWIPPVAVFFLGIINLHGQETKKDSLREQEIDEVVVVAYGKAKKTSYTGSVATISSEKINNRPVTNITKALEGQVPGLQAVSSSGQPGATASIRIRGIGSVSASSNPLFVVDGIPFDGNINSISPNDIESISVLKDATASSLYGSRAANGVIIVTTKSGKKGEAKVNFNISQGFSSRAVKDYEQVNTDQYFQLYWEALRNGYKSSQVSSQQAAQMASDNLVPALGINPYGSNFAKPVGTDGKLLSGANALWNDDWRDILQRVAARSQVDLDFSGGSEKSNYYFSLGYLDDKGIAIGSGFTKYSTRLKINSEVKKWLNVGANLSYTNSLQEAPPSSDSRTDNIINAARVIPSFYPYYERNVDGSHRLDANGNYIYDFGKYRPTSALQNQNAAATLPLDKNENREDNFSGKGFLDFTFLPELKFKSSFSVDLVNYNGHFYSNPLIGQGSEIGGSVTKTNSRTLSYTTSNILTFDKKFNQHHFNILAGQEFYHYEFQTISGNRSQFSLPYYYEPDAAALLGGFSGNSDKLGLLSFLGKVEYDFKNKYFVSGSVRADGSSRFSPENRWGTFWSVGGSWRASNEDFIKDLNIFDQLTLRASYGGQGNDKLSTYYAYQSLYTFYNNLGEGGTVASRLPTPDLKWETNLNLNVGLEFAILKNRIKGNVEYFQRQSQDLLFDMPLAPSVGFSGYQANIGELKNTGFEFSLFTTPVKTDDFQWDVDMNLSTLNNKITKLPKGSIVSGTKLLQVGGSIYDFFIPEWIGVDPSNGNPLWKTITTDANGNTVEGTTSEYSKATKILQGSSLPKVMGGLTTSIRYKDFDFSGLLTFSLGGKILDTDYTMLMHNGSAAGRAWSSEMLNRWTPENTNTDVPALSTTTNNWTSASSRFLYSGTYARIKNVSLGYTLPSNYFERIGLKKLRVYVQAENLFTFYKHKGMDPEQTLDGTTYYRYPAMRTVTFGLQATL
- a CDS encoding type II 3-dehydroquinate dehydratase → MKVLIINGPNLNLLGTREPEIYGSISMEDYLEKLKSEFTSHELHYYQSNIEGELINRLQKGDFDAVVINPGAFTHYSYAIADCLKNIQKLKVEVHISNIYKREEFRQKSVTAACTDAVLSGFGMEGYRLAILSLK